The Alphaproteobacteria bacterium genomic sequence CAGGACGCACCGTAACGCGGGCGCAGCTCAGCGAAGCGGTCTACCAGGAGGTCGGGCTGTCGCGCAACGAATCCGCCGATCTCGTGGAATCGGTGCTGGGCCGCATTGCCGACCGGCTGGTCGAAGGCGAGACCGTCAAGGTGTCGTCTTTTGGCAGCTTCTACGTGCGGGAAAAGGGCCAGCGCGTGGGCCGCAACCCGAAGACCGGCGAGGAAGTGCCGATTCTGCCCCGCCGGGTGCTGGTCTTCCGCCCCTCGCACGTGCTCAAGGACCGTATCAACCGGCTGCTGTCGCGCGGCGCGGCCTTCCTGAAGCCCTCGCTTTAGGGGCAGCCCGAGGTGGCCGAGCGACGCAGCGCGCGGCGGGTAGCCAAGTCTCCCGACGCT encodes the following:
- a CDS encoding integration host factor subunit alpha, yielding MAGRTVTRAQLSEAVYQEVGLSRNESADLVESVLGRIADRLVEGETVKVSSFGSFYVREKGQRVGRNPKTGEEVPILPRRVLVFRPSHVLKDRINRLLSRGAAFLKPSL